TCGATCAAAGGCTCAGAATCGAGAACCAGGTCGAGTTCGAAAGTGGGCTCAGGCTCAGGTTCGGGCTCAAGCTCAGGCTCGGGCTCAGGTTCGGGCTCAGGCTCTGGCTCGGGCTCGGGCGTGACGGGGGCGGGATCGGGTTCCGGCATGGGCTCAGCTTCTGGCTCGGGAAGCGGTTCTGGCTCTGGCTCTGGCAATGGGTCGGCCACAGTGTCGACTTCGGGTTCGACAACTGGCTGAGACAAAATCTCAGGCAGTGGCGGAGGCGATACATCGGGTTCTTCAACGGGTTCTGGTTCAGGCAGGGGCTCTGGCTCTGGCTCGGGCTCGGGCTCGGGCTCGGGCTCGGGCTCGGGCTCGGGTTCTGGCTCGGGTTGAGGGTCTGGTTCAGGCAGGAGCTCTGGCTCGGGTGTGGGCTCGGGTTCGGGTTCAGGCTCGCGAATGGGCATGGGCGGCGGTGTCAGCTGCGGGCTTGGGGCTTGGGCGGGAACAGGTATCACGGGAGGCGCAGGTTCGGCTTCGACCACAGGTTCCGGTTCTGGCTGCGGCGCTTCGAATGTGACCATCTGGACCGGAATGACCTCCGGCTCATCGGGCTTGAGATCAGGCATGACGAAATTGGAGGTGAGCGCGAAATACAGTCCCACATGGATCACAGCCGCAATCAGAAACGTGCTTGTCCCGCGCTGGGCGTCATCCTCGAGGAAATCGGCGAGCGGGTCGGGATCATGATAGGGCGAGAAGCCTGCCCCTTGATCGGTCTGATATGCAGCAAACGCTGTCACGCGCGGTCGGCTCTCCTCCGGGGCGTGATCATGCCCCTGTGAAAAATCCGCTTAGCAGGGTTCGCGCCGAGTCCAAGCCGCAGCTCGCAGGGTTTACGGCTTTGTCACACCGGACTGTTTGTATCCGCGATCAGCACCAGCACAGAGAGACCCAGTGTAAGCCAGAACAGACAGGTTTCGAATGTGGAACCCCGGCACCGCGACATCTTGAAAAAGTAGTTCATGCGGCATGTTTTGACGGAGCAGCATGGCGCAATCAGGGCGTGGATGTGACGATATCGGTTCCTTCGCTGCCCTGACGCGCGCCAGGACGCTTATTGCTGCGCCAGATGACGATCCCGACTCCAGCCAGCGTGACGCCCACGCCGATGAACAGAGCCGCCGACGGAGGTTCCCGCAGAATGATCAGGCCACCCAGAACGCCGATGATCGTATTGAGCAGACCGACGGGCGCGACGACCTGTATCGGCAATCGCGACAGCAGCCAGTAATAGCTGCCATGTGCCACGATACTGACGAGCAGGACCGAATAGGCCAGCGCCGCTGCGAAGGTCCAGCGCAGCTCTGGCGCGAAAGCGACCGTTTGATCGGTTTCGGTGATCAAGGTCAGGGGCCACAGGACGATCGTGCCGACGACCGCGAACCATGCGACCAGCTGAAACGGGCCGATGCCCTTCGTCCGTTTGACCGCGATCGCAGCACAGGCCTCGCTGAACGCGCCGCAGACGATCAACCCGACACCCAGCAGGAACAGAGGCCCGACAGCCTCTCCCGGCCCTGCAAACCCGATGATCGCCACGCCGACAAAGGCGAGAATGATTCCGAAAATGGACCAGCCGCGAATACGCTCACCCAGCAGCAACACCCCAAGGAGCACAGAGAACGGCATATACAGTTCGACCGCGACGGCGGCTGCACTGGCCGTCGTCATACCCATGGCCGGAAACATGAAGGCATAATTCAGCGCGCCGAAACCGAGCCCGCCAATGAGCACATACCGCATCTGCCCCGGATGCCATCGCAGGAATGGCAACATGATCAGAGCGACCAGCGTCATGCGCATCGCCGCATAGAAAATCGGCGGCAGACCGTACTCGCCAATCGCCGTTCGCATGACGGAAAAATGCAGTCCCCAGATGGTGCAGACCATCAGCAGGACAAATGTTTCACGCACACTCATATTGTGGCGCTAGCAGTGACGCGATAGCAACGCCACGATTATGCATCTTTCCGACCGCATTCAGCGCATCGCCGATAGCGCGACCATGGCCGTGACTCAGGCCGCCCGCGATCTTCGTGCGCAGGGACGTGATGTGATCAGCCTAAGCGTCGGAGAGCCGGATTTCGCCCCGCCGCAGCATATTCTCGACGCCGCCAGTCAGGCGATGGCTGAGGGCCATACTGGCTACACGGCAGCAGACGGCATCCCGGCGCTGAAAGACGCGATCATTGCAAAGTTTGCGCGCGACAACGCGCTGAGTTTCTCGCGTTCGGAGATCAGCGTCGCTCCCGGCGGCAAGGCCGTTCTTTGGAACGCTCTCGCCGTCACAGTCGGTCCGGGCGACGAGGTCATCATCCCGACCCCCTGCTGGGTCAGCTATCCCGACATGGTACGGATGACTGGGGCGACGCCCATTCTGGTCAAAGGCGGACCGGACTTCAAGATCACGCCCGAGGCCCTCTCGGACGCGGTGACGCGGAATACGCGCTGGCTGATCCTGAACTCGCCTGGCAACCCGACGGGAGCGGTCTATTGTGCCGCAGAGCTGGAAGCTCTTGCCGAGGTCCTGAGGGCGCATCCAGAGATCATGGTGCTCAGCGACGATATTTACGAGCATCTTGTCTATGGCGACGCCGACTTCGCAACCCTGGCCCAGGTTGCCCCGGATCTGGCGGAGCGGGTTCTGACCATGAATGGCGTGTCCAAGGCCTATGCCATGACGGGGTTCCGGATCGGTTATGCGGGCGGACCGGAATGGCTGATCGCCGCGATGCGAAAATTCATTGGTCAGACGACATCCTGCCCCGCAGCACCCAGCCAGTGGGCGGCTGTCGCGGCATTAAACGGCGATCATGGCTTTCTGACAGAATGGCGGCAGACCTACCGCGCACGCGGCATTGCGCTGCGAACATCGCTCGAAAAGACAGGCCTGCGAGGCGCGCAACCAGACGGGGCCTTCTATCTGTTCCTCGACTGCCAGGAGGCGATGGCGCGGGCAGGTTTTCGCACTGATTCCGATCTGGCCATGGCGATCCTGCAGGAAGCGGGCGTGGCGACCGTACCGGGATCAGCCTTCCATGCACCGGGCTATTTGCGCCTGTCCTATGCGGCCTCCATGGAGTCGCTGATGAGCGCGGCGGATCGTATCACCGATTATCTGGCATCCGACTGAGGCCGCCCACGCAGGATAGCAGCCTGTCCATCAACTCGGGCGACGTCGGCTGAGTTGCAGCCAGTCCCGGCGCGGCAAACCGTAGAGCTGGTCCAGGAATTCCAGTTGCAGGCCGATCGGCTGGCTGTGTGGGGAATTCCACATCACCGCAATTCCCGTGCGTAATTCCGGATCGAATAGAATGAGGGAGCGATAGCCCTCGACCCCACCGCGGTGGCCGACAACCTTGCGACCATGATAATCGTACACACGCAGACCGAGACCGTAATGGCTGTTCCGAAGCGCATGGAAATTCCGGTTCAGCATGCGCTGTTCACGGGGTGTCGGCACGATCGGCGTCATCATCGCCGTCAGGTTCGCCGTCGAATATAAGGTGTGATCGGGGTGGTCGCGCTGAGCATGGCCGGGTTCGATCGGCATCAGCGCCGTCATCCAGCGTGCGAGATCCCGCACGGAACTGTTCACCCCCGCCGCACCCGGAACCCGGTAATAGCCGGGCTTCAGCCGATTGATCCGCTGTCCCCGGCGCCCATGTGGCTGCGCCCAGTTGCGGTTTCTGACCAATCCTTCGCGTGTGAGGCTCGCCGTTTTCATGCCGAGCGGATCGAATATGTCGCGCTGGATGATTGTCTTATAAGGCAGCTCCGTGACCTCCTCTACGATCTCGGCAGACGCATCGTAAACGACATTTTGATAGGTATGGCATGTTCGCGGCGCACACAGATAAGGCAAATCACCGACTTCGTCACGCAGGTCCTTGGCCGCGCGTCCGTCTTCGATCCGACC
This genomic window from Algimonas porphyrae contains:
- a CDS encoding DMT family transporter, with translation MSVRETFVLLMVCTIWGLHFSVMRTAIGEYGLPPIFYAAMRMTLVALIMLPFLRWHPGQMRYVLIGGLGFGALNYAFMFPAMGMTTASAAAVAVELYMPFSVLLGVLLLGERIRGWSIFGIILAFVGVAIIGFAGPGEAVGPLFLLGVGLIVCGAFSEACAAIAVKRTKGIGPFQLVAWFAVVGTIVLWPLTLITETDQTVAFAPELRWTFAAALAYSVLLVSIVAHGSYYWLLSRLPIQVVAPVGLLNTIIGVLGGLIILREPPSAALFIGVGVTLAGVGIVIWRSNKRPGARQGSEGTDIVTSTP
- a CDS encoding pyridoxal phosphate-dependent aminotransferase, coding for MHLSDRIQRIADSATMAVTQAARDLRAQGRDVISLSVGEPDFAPPQHILDAASQAMAEGHTGYTAADGIPALKDAIIAKFARDNALSFSRSEISVAPGGKAVLWNALAVTVGPGDEVIIPTPCWVSYPDMVRMTGATPILVKGGPDFKITPEALSDAVTRNTRWLILNSPGNPTGAVYCAAELEALAEVLRAHPEIMVLSDDIYEHLVYGDADFATLAQVAPDLAERVLTMNGVSKAYAMTGFRIGYAGGPEWLIAAMRKFIGQTTSCPAAPSQWAAVAALNGDHGFLTEWRQTYRARGIALRTSLEKTGLRGAQPDGAFYLFLDCQEAMARAGFRTDSDLAMAILQEAGVATVPGSAFHAPGYLRLSYAASMESLMSAADRITDYLASD
- a CDS encoding serine hydrolase domain-containing protein; this encodes MRRFFLACLIGLLALPAFAQTVAQTPRQPGLDLRELDRRATQMMQQSQMSGLAMAVVRDGEMIFVRGYGERARGTGLRVDGDTVFRWASVSKSVAAATLLQLVETGAVDPSQPIEELAPSLRLPPTDNRHTVIDLLSHRIGITRNAYDGRIEDGRAAKDLRDEVGDLPYLCAPRTCHTYQNVVYDASAEIVEEVTELPYKTIIQRDIFDPLGMKTASLTREGLVRNRNWAQPHGRRGQRINRLKPGYYRVPGAAGVNSSVRDLARWMTALMPIEPGHAQRDHPDHTLYSTANLTAMMTPIVPTPREQRMLNRNFHALRNSHYGLGLRVYDYHGRKVVGHRGGVEGYRSLILFDPELRTGIAVMWNSPHSQPIGLQLEFLDQLYGLPRRDWLQLSRRRPS